CAGGACGGCGGGCAATCATCTCTTCAAAGGTCGCTTCTTTGATACCACCGATGTGGCCGGTGTGGTGGTAATACATTTTGTCTTCGCGCTTGTTGCCGGTTACAGCAACTTTTTCTGCGTTCAGAACGATGATGTAATCACCAGTATCAACGTGCGGAGTGTATTCCGCTTTGTGCTTACCGCGCAGGCGACGAGCCAGTTCGGAAGCCAGACGGCCCAGAGTTTTACCGGTCGCGTCAACAACATACCAGTCGCGTTTTACGGTTTCTGGTTTAGCTGTAAAAGTTTTCATTAAAAGCTTACCCAAATAATAAGTTACACGTTGGTGAACACCCAAACGTTTAGTCAGTTGAGGTTCACACGACATTGTCCAGCAAACCTACCCCTTCGAATAGCCTATGCCGGCGCATAGAAAGTTTTGGGAAAAAAACCTTCTCGTAACGTGGGGTCGCAAGATTATAGAGAAGTCAGGGTCAAAGGTCGACCCCTAAATGTGATTCGGAGCGGGTTTTTCGGTGGGTGGGTTTTGTGCGGCCTGATGCTCTCTCCTCCGACCCTTCTCCCGCGGGGAGAGGGGCGCATT
This sequence is a window from Enterobacter sp. RHBSTW-00994. Protein-coding genes within it:
- the rplM gene encoding 50S ribosomal protein L13 translates to MKTFTAKPETVKRDWYVVDATGKTLGRLASELARRLRGKHKAEYTPHVDTGDYIIVLNAEKVAVTGNKREDKMYYHHTGHIGGIKEATFEEMIARRPERVIEIAVKGMLPKGPLGRAMYRKLKVYAGNEHNHAAQQPQVLDI